From the genome of Haemophilus parainfluenzae, one region includes:
- the prmC gene encoding peptide chain release factor N(5)-glutamine methyltransferase: MTYQQWLADAAQALNQVNPTENGKVDALVLLQYATGKSRTQILAFDETEIDEKVRLKLTALLDRRLKGEPIAYILGEKEFWSLPLNVSEGTLIPRPDTEILVEKALHIALEKLEENPPHFRILDLGTGTGAIALALASELSPICQKKHIQLDVIGVDLMPEVVKLAQSNAEKNQLKVQFLQSRWFENVEGQFDIIVSNPPYIDEADEHLFQGDVRFEPRSALVAGENGLADLRHLIEYAPVHLNDGGYLLLEHGWKQGEEVRSIFWQNHWQGVATIRDYGDNERVTLGYWKR; encoded by the coding sequence ATGACCTATCAACAATGGCTTGCCGATGCTGCGCAAGCCTTAAATCAGGTAAATCCGACAGAGAATGGCAAAGTTGATGCATTAGTGCTATTGCAATACGCAACGGGCAAATCTAGAACGCAAATTTTAGCTTTTGATGAAACGGAAATTGATGAAAAAGTGCGGTTAAAATTGACCGCACTTTTAGATCGTCGTCTAAAAGGCGAACCTATTGCTTATATCCTCGGTGAAAAGGAATTCTGGTCATTGCCTTTAAATGTATCTGAAGGAACATTAATTCCTCGTCCAGATACTGAAATTCTCGTAGAAAAAGCATTACACATTGCGTTAGAAAAACTGGAAGAAAATCCACCGCACTTTCGTATTCTCGATCTAGGTACCGGCACTGGCGCCATTGCGTTGGCGTTGGCTTCTGAGCTTTCTCCTATTTGTCAAAAAAAGCATATTCAATTGGATGTTATTGGTGTTGATTTAATGCCAGAAGTCGTCAAATTAGCGCAATCCAATGCAGAAAAAAATCAGCTCAAGGTACAATTTTTACAGAGTCGTTGGTTCGAAAATGTTGAAGGGCAGTTTGATATTATCGTCAGTAATCCACCTTATATCGATGAAGCCGATGAGCATCTTTTCCAAGGTGATGTGCGTTTCGAGCCTCGTTCAGCGTTGGTGGCGGGCGAAAACGGTTTAGCTGATTTACGTCATCTTATTGAGTATGCGCCAGTACATTTAAATGATGGTGGTTATTTATTGTTAGAACACGGTTGGAAACAGGGCGAAGAAGTGCGGTCAATTTTCTGGCAAAATCATTGGCAAGGGGTTGCAACCATACGGGATTATGGCGACAATGAGCGCGTAACATTGGGATATTGGAAGCGGTAA
- the prfA gene encoding peptide chain release factor 1, translating into MKDSIIAKLESLKERYEELEALLGDASVISDQDKFRAYSKEYSQLEDVVKCFNRWNQLNSNIAEAELMLDDPEMKEMAEMEIEESKAEIEEVEQQLQILLLPKDPNDEYNCYLEIRAGTGGDEAGIFAGDLFRMYSRYAESKRWRVEMLSANESEQGGYKEVIVKVSGDGVYGQLKFESGGHRVQRVPKTESQGRIHTSACTVAVMPELPESEMPEINPADLRIDTYRSSGAGGQHVNTTDSAVRITHIPTGIVVECQDERSQHKNKAKAMSVLASRIVQAEQERQAAEQADTRRNLLGSGDRSDKIRTYNYPQGRVTDHRINLTLYRLDEVMNGKIDELIQPIITEYQADQLAALSESN; encoded by the coding sequence ATGAAAGATTCTATTATTGCAAAACTTGAAAGTTTAAAAGAACGTTATGAAGAATTAGAGGCATTGCTAGGCGATGCGTCGGTGATTTCGGATCAGGATAAATTCCGTGCGTATTCTAAAGAATATTCACAACTTGAAGATGTGGTGAAATGTTTTAATCGTTGGAATCAGCTTAACTCTAACATTGCTGAAGCAGAGTTGATGTTAGATGATCCTGAAATGAAAGAAATGGCAGAAATGGAAATTGAAGAATCCAAAGCCGAAATTGAAGAAGTGGAGCAACAACTTCAAATTCTTTTATTACCAAAAGATCCAAATGATGAATATAACTGCTATTTAGAAATTCGCGCAGGTACAGGTGGGGATGAAGCAGGTATCTTTGCCGGCGATTTATTCCGTATGTACAGCCGTTATGCTGAAAGTAAACGCTGGCGTGTTGAAATGCTCAGCGCAAATGAAAGCGAGCAGGGCGGTTATAAAGAAGTGATCGTCAAAGTAAGCGGTGATGGCGTGTATGGTCAATTAAAATTTGAATCAGGCGGCCACCGTGTACAACGTGTACCAAAAACAGAAAGCCAAGGTCGTATTCATACTTCAGCTTGTACTGTTGCGGTTATGCCTGAATTACCAGAATCTGAAATGCCGGAAATCAATCCAGCAGATTTACGTATTGATACCTACCGTTCATCTGGTGCAGGTGGTCAGCACGTTAATACAACAGACTCTGCGGTACGTATTACGCACATTCCAACGGGTATTGTGGTGGAATGTCAGGATGAGCGTTCACAACACAAAAACAAAGCAAAAGCGATGTCTGTCTTGGCTTCACGTATTGTTCAAGCGGAGCAAGAACGTCAAGCGGCTGAGCAAGCGGATACTCGCCGTAACTTATTAGGTTCAGGCGACCGTTCAGATAAAATTCGTACTTATAACTACCCACAAGGTCGTGTAACCGATCACCGTATCAACTTAACGCTCTATCGCTTAGATGAAGTGATGAACGGCAAAATTGACGAGCTTATTCAGCCGATTATTACTGAATATCAAGCAGATCAATTAGCGGCGTTATCTGAGAGTAATTAA
- a CDS encoding elongation factor P hydroxylase: protein MEHKLEDIIAIFNQCFEEEYNTRLVKGGDEPIYIPENDEVPYNAIYFARGFYSSALHEIAHWLVAGKERRKLEDFGYWYEPDGRSEARQRDFEKVEVKPQALEWILATAAGFRYFASADNLNGNPGDTQPFKQAVYEQVKTYAEKGLPKRAETLRHALAQFYGTEDRIDLAKFDVTRI, encoded by the coding sequence ATGGAACACAAACTTGAGGATATCATTGCAATTTTTAATCAATGTTTTGAAGAAGAATATAATACTCGATTAGTTAAAGGTGGGGATGAGCCGATTTACATTCCTGAAAATGATGAGGTGCCTTATAACGCGATTTACTTTGCGAGAGGCTTTTACAGCAGTGCATTACATGAAATTGCCCATTGGTTGGTGGCGGGGAAAGAGCGCCGTAAATTAGAAGATTTTGGCTATTGGTATGAGCCGGATGGTCGTTCTGAAGCACGTCAGCGTGATTTTGAAAAGGTGGAAGTGAAGCCCCAAGCATTGGAATGGATTTTAGCCACAGCGGCGGGATTCCGTTATTTTGCCAGTGCGGATAATTTGAATGGCAATCCTGGGGATACGCAACCATTTAAGCAAGCGGTGTATGAGCAAGTGAAAACCTATGCAGAAAAAGGCTTACCAAAACGCGCAGAAACCTTGCGTCATGCATTGGCTCAATTTTATGGTACAGAAGATAGAATTGATTTAGCGAAATTTGATGTGACTCGCATCTAA
- a CDS encoding AraC family transcriptional regulator: protein MDLSKLLAYSYKIMFSTETIERLLKVIPHNETYSSPIKGLVIRHADQPFCYEGIIQEPSICIVLSGEREVQLGEQCYRFDNQHFMFCPVNIPMRGEIKYAEPQKPFLVMSMKIDIESVSKILLANPNLADDVQQGDEGFAQWHLDESLKNAVERLLLLHENPKDIGFLAPLIQQEIYYRLLTGEQGGKFKAMVSNGSHTKKIAQATHYLQQHFSETITVETLANLSSMSLSGFHSHFKKITSLSPLQYQKSLRLMEARRLIAQEERGITETAYQVGYESPSQFSREYKRYFGHAPKGDIK, encoded by the coding sequence ATGGATTTATCCAAATTACTTGCCTATTCCTACAAAATAATGTTCTCAACTGAAACGATAGAACGCTTATTAAAAGTTATTCCACATAACGAAACCTATTCATCTCCAATTAAAGGCTTGGTGATTCGCCATGCCGATCAGCCGTTTTGCTACGAGGGTATTATTCAAGAACCGAGCATTTGCATCGTGTTAAGCGGAGAACGTGAAGTGCAGCTAGGCGAACAATGCTACCGATTTGATAATCAACATTTTATGTTTTGCCCAGTAAACATACCGATGCGTGGCGAGATTAAATATGCAGAGCCGCAAAAGCCGTTTTTAGTGATGTCGATGAAAATTGATATTGAAAGCGTTAGCAAGATTTTATTAGCAAATCCAAACCTTGCAGATGATGTCCAACAGGGCGACGAGGGTTTTGCACAATGGCATTTGGATGAATCTCTCAAAAATGCTGTTGAACGCTTATTACTCTTGCACGAAAATCCAAAAGATATTGGGTTTCTTGCACCGCTTATCCAACAAGAAATTTATTATCGACTCCTTACAGGCGAGCAAGGTGGCAAATTTAAAGCCATGGTAAGCAATGGATCGCACACCAAAAAAATCGCCCAAGCCACCCATTATCTGCAACAACATTTTAGTGAAACCATCACCGTGGAAACCTTGGCAAATCTAAGTAGTATGTCATTATCTGGATTTCATAGTCATTTTAAGAAGATAACCAGCCTTTCACCGCTGCAATATCAAAAATCCTTACGTCTGATGGAAGCCAGACGACTGATCGCACAAGAAGAGCGAGGCATTACCGAAACTGCTTACCAAGTCGGCTACGAGTCACCTAGCCAATTCAGCCGTGAATACAAACGGTATTTCGGGCATGCGCCCAAGGGGGATATTAAATAG
- a CDS encoding CadD family cadmium resistance transporter, translating to MFSTVITAAVLYIATAVDLLVILLIFFARANTRKEYRDIYIGQYLGSVILILVSLFLAFVLNYVPEKWVLGLLGLIPIYLGIKVAIYDDCEGEKRAKKELDEKGLSKLVGIVALVTVASCGADNIGLFVPYFVTLDLVDLLVTLLVFLILIFVLVYTAQRLANISGVGEIVEKFSRWIMAVIYIGLGLFIIIENNTIQTIISII from the coding sequence ATGTTTTCGACTGTGATTACTGCTGCTGTTTTATATATTGCTACAGCAGTAGATTTGTTGGTAATACTATTAATATTTTTTGCTAGAGCAAATACTAGAAAAGAATATCGAGATATTTATATCGGACAATATTTAGGTTCTGTAATTTTAATATTAGTTAGTTTATTTCTAGCTTTTGTTTTGAATTATGTTCCGGAAAAATGGGTGTTGGGTTTATTAGGTTTAATACCGATTTACTTAGGTATTAAAGTTGCTATTTACGACGATTGTGAGGGCGAAAAAAGAGCTAAAAAAGAATTGGATGAAAAAGGGTTGTCAAAATTAGTCGGTATTGTTGCTTTGGTTACAGTTGCTAGTTGTGGTGCAGATAATATTGGACTTTTTGTTCCTTACTTTGTGACTTTAGATCTTGTCGACTTATTAGTTACTCTTCTTGTATTTTTAATATTGATTTTTGTTTTAGTATATACAGCACAAAGATTGGCTAATATTTCAGGTGTTGGTGAAATTGTAGAGAAGTTTAGTCGTTGGATAATGGCTGTTATTTATATTGGTTTAGGGTTATTTATTATTATTGAAAATAATACAATTCAAACAATAATATCAATAATATGA
- a CDS encoding ATP-binding cassette domain-containing protein: protein MTAMQNIAIFMDKPDEGEIIALAAKVGLTAGDLNKYPTELSGGMAKRVAFLRLLLCGCDLALLDEPFVGLDRDLRDILVAMLVEKIERQGMACMLVTHDRFEAARLSHEIMLLSTKGMNVQNVITLPTPLSERDLAFEEAAVAREFQGIHYEVLYVFDCDYCCCFIYCYSSRFVGNTINIFC from the coding sequence TTGACCGCGATGCAGAATATCGCTATTTTTATGGACAAACCCGATGAAGGCGAAATCATCGCGCTGGCGGCGAAAGTCGGGCTGACTGCGGGCGATTTGAACAAATATCCGACCGAATTGTCCGGCGGCATGGCGAAACGGGTAGCATTTTTGCGCCTGCTGCTGTGCGGCTGCGACCTTGCCTTGCTGGACGAGCCGTTCGTCGGTTTAGACCGCGATTTGCGCGATATTTTGGTCGCCATGCTGGTGGAAAAAATCGAGCGGCAGGGCATGGCGTGTATGCTGGTAACGCACGACCGCTTCGAAGCCGCACGCCTGAGCCATGAAATCATGCTGCTTTCCACTAAGGGCATGAACGTGCAAAACGTGATTACCCTGCCTACGCCGCTGTCCGAACGCGATTTGGCTTTTGAAGAAGCCGCGGTGGCAAGAGAGTTTCAGGGGATTCATTATGAGGTGCTTTATGTTTTCGACTGTGATTACTGCTGCTGTTTTATATATTGCTACAGCAGTAGATTTGTTGGTAATACTATTAATATTTTTTGCTAG
- a CDS encoding DUF2931 family protein translates to MKHKKTNILLGIVAAGYLSIVLANIGLNRMIEGNGNPEQAKGMVWGVKMAEAILVNATPENSSYLTLGAYAVDVSNKYSSDFYLQNGTVLRNFFGTGSIWGRGGYLGRTAEFDLLPERLTFTYLSQFENKFYQLDEALPTDKIRPMMAKSYRVFNNAVEDTETPRYESPNNFELAVAPGGWVTLNLTSTFIHKELMSWQAREIVPSLEEAAKHHFNEMWYYDVEFYHDPKRRAEYLDGVRKEHPDFYHTYIAGSKNVSAEWYKQMQTKYPWNLEVEVDGGEWNGEYYMEFANTERWTAIGKERIEEEKKAMKAMPTYIRIWLIDKETGNRWGIRLHPFKTEEQEQNDYKIIYDDARLNGLYKIFQQAFPGRNQAHNISTPSINQFATLKLKFDDHFELTEAYLQKDGQKFVLPDAKLHQRYEISNTAYY, encoded by the coding sequence ATGAAACACAAGAAAACAAATATCCTTTTAGGAATAGTAGCAGCAGGTTACCTCAGCATTGTATTGGCAAACATAGGATTAAATAGAATGATTGAAGGCAACGGCAATCCCGAACAGGCAAAAGGCATGGTTTGGGGTGTTAAGATGGCGGAGGCTATATTGGTTAACGCCACACCGGAAAATTCTTCATATTTGACGTTGGGAGCATATGCGGTAGACGTATCTAATAAGTACAGCTCTGATTTTTATTTGCAGAACGGAACGGTCTTGCGAAACTTCTTTGGTACAGGCTCTATCTGGGGTCGAGGAGGATACTTAGGAAGAACGGCAGAGTTTGATTTACTTCCCGAAAGGTTAACTTTTACCTATTTATCCCAGTTTGAAAATAAATTTTATCAGCTGGACGAAGCTCTTCCTACAGACAAGATACGTCCTATGATGGCAAAAAGTTACAGGGTATTTAATAATGCAGTAGAGGATACTGAAACTCCGCGATATGAATCTCCCAATAATTTTGAATTAGCTGTTGCTCCTGGTGGTTGGGTTACGTTGAATTTGACCAGCACTTTTATCCATAAGGAATTAATGTCCTGGCAAGCAAGAGAGATTGTACCTTCTTTGGAAGAGGCTGCTAAACACCACTTTAATGAAATGTGGTATTACGATGTTGAGTTTTATCATGACCCTAAGAGAAGGGCTGAATACTTAGATGGAGTACGTAAAGAACACCCCGATTTCTATCACACTTATATAGCTGGATCCAAAAACGTCAGTGCAGAATGGTACAAACAAATGCAAACAAAATATCCATGGAACTTGGAAGTTGAAGTGGATGGGGGGGAATGGAACGGCGAATATTATATGGAATTCGCTAATACGGAGCGCTGGACGGCCATCGGTAAGGAGAGGATAGAAGAAGAGAAGAAGGCAATGAAGGCGATGCCAACTTACATCAGAATATGGTTAATAGACAAAGAAACGGGTAATCGGTGGGGCATCAGATTGCATCCATTTAAGACTGAAGAACAAGAACAGAATGATTATAAAATCATATATGATGATGCCCGACTAAACGGGTTATACAAGATATTTCAACAGGCATTCCCCGGAAGGAATCAAGCGCACAATATCAGTACACCTTCAATAAATCAGTTTGCCACGTTGAAATTGAAATTTGATGATCATTTTGAATTAACCGAAGCATATCTTCAAAAAGATGGACAAAAATTTGTATTGCCAGATGCTAAGCTCCATCAACGTTATGAAATCAGCAATACTGCTTATTACTAA
- a CDS encoding NAD(P)H-dependent oxidoreductase: MNILLLDGGKDFGHSHGELNHTLHKKAKEVLTALGHNVQETVIDAGYDVEAEIEKFLWMDAVIWQMPGWWMHEPWTVKKYIDEVLTAGHGKLYHSDGRHRVNPTEGYGTGGLLQGKKHMLSLTWNAPIEAFTREGDFFEGKGVDTLYMHFHKLNEFIGLTRLPTFLCNDVIKNPQVEQYLADYQDHLEKVFG; encoded by the coding sequence ATGAATATTTTATTACTAGATGGTGGTAAAGATTTTGGTCATTCACATGGCGAGTTGAACCACACGCTTCATAAAAAAGCGAAAGAAGTTTTGACCGCACTTGGACACAATGTTCAAGAAACCGTGATTGATGCCGGCTATGATGTTGAAGCAGAAATCGAAAAATTCTTGTGGATGGATGCCGTGATTTGGCAGATGCCAGGTTGGTGGATGCACGAACCTTGGACAGTGAAAAAATACATAGACGAAGTATTAACCGCCGGACACGGCAAGCTTTACCACAGTGATGGCCGCCATCGTGTAAATCCAACCGAAGGCTACGGCACAGGTGGCTTGTTGCAAGGCAAAAAACACATGCTTTCACTTACTTGGAATGCACCGATTGAAGCATTTACCCGTGAAGGCGATTTCTTCGAAGGTAAAGGTGTAGATACGTTGTATATGCACTTCCACAAACTCAACGAGTTCATCGGCTTGACCCGTCTGCCGACATTCCTATGCAACGACGTGATTAAAAATCCACAAGTTGAACAATACTTGGCAGACTACCAAGACCACTTGGAAAAAGTGTTTGGTTAA
- the dinB gene encoding DNA polymerase IV has protein sequence MNSTRKIIHIDMDCFYASVEIRENPTLQGKPVAVGGSSRQRGVLTTCNYEARKFGLHSAMPTAQAIKKCPNLILVPVNMPLYKQVSAQIHQIFQRYTSIIEPLSLDEAYLDVTDCTQCSGSATWIAQEIRQAIFDELKLTASAGVAPLKFLAKIASDMNKPNGQFVIQPHEVEQFVKTLPLKKIPGVGKVTSERLLKMGLETCEDVQKLDQSILLNIFGKMGKRIWDFSHGIDDREIQAHRERKSIGVERTLSENIRHLEQGIALLDNLYTELIRRIERSAPNIPLTAFRKIGVKLKFEDFQVTTLEKTGLPLSLKSFQQLLEQIWQRSHGKSIRLVGLHVNLPEESHLEQMSLW, from the coding sequence ATGAACTCCACCCGAAAAATTATTCACATTGATATGGATTGCTTTTATGCCTCTGTTGAAATCCGTGAAAATCCAACGCTACAGGGCAAACCTGTCGCAGTGGGTGGTAGTTCTCGACAACGTGGTGTGCTCACTACCTGTAATTACGAGGCTCGAAAATTTGGGCTACACAGTGCGATGCCTACGGCACAAGCCATCAAAAAATGCCCTAATCTGATTTTAGTGCCAGTTAATATGCCGCTTTATAAACAGGTATCCGCACAAATTCATCAGATCTTTCAACGCTATACTTCTATCATTGAGCCACTTTCATTAGATGAAGCTTATTTGGATGTCACGGATTGTACACAATGTTCAGGATCTGCCACTTGGATCGCACAAGAAATTCGCCAAGCGATTTTTGATGAATTAAAACTGACCGCCTCAGCTGGCGTTGCCCCCCTTAAATTTCTCGCCAAAATTGCTTCCGATATGAATAAACCGAACGGACAATTTGTGATTCAACCTCATGAAGTTGAACAATTTGTAAAAACACTGCCATTAAAAAAAATCCCTGGCGTAGGCAAAGTCACTTCTGAACGTTTATTAAAAATGGGATTAGAAACTTGCGAAGATGTACAAAAACTCGACCAATCTATTTTGTTAAATATCTTCGGTAAAATGGGCAAGCGAATTTGGGATTTTAGCCATGGCATTGATGATCGTGAAATTCAAGCGCATCGGGAGAGAAAATCTATCGGCGTAGAACGCACTTTATCCGAAAATATTCGTCATCTCGAACAAGGCATAGCATTGCTAGATAATCTCTATACCGAGCTTATTCGTCGCATTGAACGAAGTGCACCGAATATCCCTTTAACTGCTTTTCGCAAAATTGGGGTGAAATTAAAGTTTGAAGATTTTCAGGTGACGACCTTAGAAAAAACTGGCTTGCCTTTATCACTAAAAAGCTTTCAACAATTACTGGAACAAATTTGGCAACGTAGCCACGGAAAATCCATTCGTCTCGTTGGATTACACGTGAATTTACCGGAAGAAAGCCATTTAGAACAAATGAGCTTGTGGTAA
- a CDS encoding KpsF/GutQ family sugar isomerase, translating into MNYLQIARETLSVESQALTQLSQRLDDEFSQVVDLILACEGRLVIGGIGKSGLIGKKMVATFASTGTPSFFLHPTEAFHGDLGMLKPIDIVMLISYSGETDDVNKLIPSLKNFGNKIIALTSNKNSTLARHADYVLDITVEREVCPNNLAPTTSALVTLALGDALAVSLITARHFQPADFAKFHPGGSLGRRLLCKVKDQMQTRLPITTPETSFTDCLSIMNEGRMGVALVMENQQLKGIITDGDVRRALTANGADTLNKTAKELMTSSPKTIHENEFLAKAEDLMKEKKIHSLVVVNDENNVVGLVEFSS; encoded by the coding sequence ATGAATTATTTACAAATCGCACGAGAAACGCTTTCTGTTGAAAGCCAAGCGCTCACACAACTAAGCCAACGCTTGGATGATGAGTTTTCTCAAGTTGTGGATCTTATCCTTGCTTGCGAAGGTCGTTTGGTCATCGGTGGTATTGGTAAATCGGGGCTAATTGGCAAAAAAATGGTGGCGACTTTTGCTTCTACAGGAACACCAAGTTTCTTCCTTCACCCAACCGAGGCATTTCATGGCGATTTAGGTATGTTAAAACCCATCGACATCGTGATGCTGATTTCTTATAGCGGTGAAACCGATGATGTAAATAAACTCATTCCAAGTTTGAAAAACTTCGGCAATAAAATTATTGCTTTAACCAGCAATAAAAACTCTACGCTTGCTCGCCATGCGGATTATGTTTTAGATATCACCGTAGAACGCGAAGTCTGTCCAAATAACCTCGCACCAACCACTTCTGCGTTAGTGACTTTAGCCTTAGGCGATGCCCTTGCGGTTTCATTGATTACTGCTCGCCATTTCCAACCGGCTGATTTTGCGAAATTCCATCCAGGTGGTAGCCTTGGTCGTCGTTTGTTATGCAAAGTGAAAGATCAAATGCAAACTCGCCTGCCAATTACCACACCAGAGACCAGCTTCACTGATTGTTTAAGCATTATGAATGAAGGTCGTATGGGCGTGGCATTAGTGATGGAAAACCAACAACTTAAAGGCATTATTACCGATGGTGATGTGCGCCGAGCATTAACGGCTAATGGTGCAGATACCCTTAACAAGACTGCGAAAGAACTGATGACCTCGTCACCGAAAACGATTCATGAGAACGAATTCTTAGCGAAAGCAGAAGACTTGATGAAAGAGAAGAAAATTCACTCACTTGTTGTGGTCAATGATGAAAATAATGTTGTGGGTTTAGTGGAGTTCTCAAGCTAA
- a CDS encoding KdsC family phosphatase, which yields MINEKLKKIKLVITDVDGVLTDGLLHYDANGEAIKSFHVRDGLGVKMLMDAGIQVAVLSGRDSAILRKRISDLGIKLFFLGKLEKESACLELMKQAGVTAEQTAYIGDDSVDLPAFATCGLSFAVADSAPYVQNAVDYILSLGGGKGAFREMSDMILHAQGKDEVYTSAKGFLKSVKNMGQ from the coding sequence ATGATTAACGAAAAATTAAAGAAAATTAAATTGGTCATCACCGATGTCGATGGCGTATTAACTGATGGTCTACTCCATTACGATGCGAATGGTGAAGCGATTAAGAGTTTCCACGTTCGTGATGGTCTTGGTGTCAAAATGTTGATGGATGCAGGTATTCAAGTCGCCGTATTATCGGGCAGAGATTCTGCGATTCTACGTAAGCGAATTAGTGATCTCGGAATTAAATTGTTCTTTTTAGGCAAGCTTGAGAAAGAAAGTGCTTGTTTGGAACTCATGAAACAAGCAGGAGTTACAGCAGAGCAAACAGCCTATATTGGTGATGACAGCGTCGATCTCCCTGCTTTTGCAACCTGTGGCCTTTCTTTTGCTGTGGCAGACTCTGCGCCTTATGTGCAAAATGCTGTGGATTATATACTTTCACTTGGCGGCGGGAAGGGTGCATTCCGTGAAATGTCCGATATGATTTTACATGCTCAGGGCAAAGATGAAGTCTATACTTCAGCCAAAGGCTTTTTAAAATCAGTCAAAAATATGGGGCAATAG